Below is a genomic region from Flammeovirgaceae bacterium SG7u.111.
AAAGATGAAGAAGATGCTGACTTGCTGATAGCGCTTACCCATTTGGGGTCGAGTTCAGATATTTCCCTAGCCGAGGATTTCCCTTTTTTCGATGCGATTATTGGCGGGCATTCCCACGAAGTGATCGATAGAAAAATAAATGGAATTCCCGTGGTGCAGGCAGGCTCATATCTTTCGTATTTGGGGAAGATGGAATTGACTATCCAAGACAGGGAGATCGCAGAAACATCTGTGCAGTTCATTAACCTCGACACGGCCAGTTCTTACGATGAACCCTTGGCAAAAGTGATAGCGGATTACAATGATGCGCCCGAGTTCGATAAAGTAGTAGGCTTTGCCAACAGCCATCATTCAAGGAATGAACTAGGTTGCTTTTATACGACTGCCCTAAAAGAATACTTCGGGACGGATATATCCTTTCAAAATGGCGGCGGAATTCGGGCGAACATTGATGAAGGCGACATTACCGCTTTGGAAATCTTCAACATGGATCCGTTCAACAATCAAGGGGTGGTATTTACCCTAACAGTAGGGGAGATCAAAGAATTCTTTGCCCAAACAGGTGCAGGCTTGCATGTTTCGGGAATATCATTGGAAAGGGATGAAAGGCGCGTTGTCATCCGTGATGAAGCTGGAAAGGAACTTAGTGATGACGAAACCCTGACCATAGGCATCAATGATTATATTCCTGCCGTGTACGACAGTTATTTTTCCCTAGAAAAAGCAGAAATAAAAGAGATTACCACAGCCGAGGCAATCATCCAGTATCTTTCCAACAACCCAACGGTAGATTACGAAGGCTGCTCAAGGTACTTTGATTATGATAATTGATTAGAAAATACAGTTTTTCAACTGCTTAAGTATTTGTTTTATAAGTATTTAAGTAGTTGAAAAAGTTGATACTCTTCAATGCATTTGGTGTTTCATTCGTGATCTTTTAATCTTCATTTTTTGGAGCATCCATTCAGGATATTCAGAGCTGTCTTCTGCATTATAGATACGCACATGTTGGGATTCATCAGCTTTAATTAATTCATCTTGTTTGCAGTTAAGGATATTTGCTGCCGCTTGCACACCAGAGTAAGTTGCCCCAGCCACACCATGTGCCATTATACTTGCGCCGCATAGGTGCAAATTTTCGATTTCACTTTCTGCTTTAAAAGCAAAAGGTCCAGTTTGCTTGAAACTCTTCTCTGTGCCGTAAACGTTGCCTTCAGTTGAATTAACATAAAACTCATTCGTCAATGGAGTGCCCAGTTCTTGCAGTACAATTTTACCACTGATGCCAGGCAAAACTTTTTCGAGTCCATTGATGATTTTCTTAGATAAGGTTTCTTTAAACTCTAGATATTTCTGAGAGCGTTGATTTTCTTTTTCCTTAAATTGTCCGAATGATTCACGGTTGATGAACGTGACAACTTCAAGCACATGGTACCTGCCATCAAAACTTGTTGGGTCTTTAAGTGTGGTGCAACTGATAAACAATCCTGGGAACTCATCGCCCGATGCAATGTCAATTTTCATCATTTCTTCAAAGAGGTCATCCGTATCTTTGTCAGTCATCATCCATATATTACCCGAATCAAGCCCTGCTTTGCGCACGTCCATATCTACAGTCAAAAATAGCATGAGTGAAGTACATGAATACTTTGTCTTGGCAAGCTTCTTCGACAGTTTGGGGCTGAGGTTATCTTTGCCTACCAGGTTAAGATAGGTGGTGTTAGGATCCGCATTAGAAATAATTCTTTTTGAATAAATTTTTTCTCCGTTCTCAAGTTCTACCCCAACGGCTCGTTTTTGTTTAGTTCCTTCCAATAGAATACGTTTCACTTTCTGGCTCGTTCGTACTTCGCTGCCATTGTTTTTGATAGCCTTAGTCATTGCCTTTACAATAGCACCACCACCTCCCATCGGATAAAAACCTCCACCAGCATAATGATCCATCACAGCACAATGCAGTGGAAAGCTTGCCTTGGCAGGTGACAATCCATGATCTCCACATTGTACGTTCAAAATTTTCTTTAACAATGGGTCTTTGATATGCCAATCAATGACTCTTTTCAGACTAAATAAGCCATACTTACCTAAATGCCTCGTACGCCAAGCAATAGTGACGTTATCCCAAAAGCCACTCATCTGAGGAATGAGATGTAACTGGCTGCTTACGTTACGCACCGTAGTGAGATACTTGGCAAGCCCCTTTTTTTCCTTAGGAAAACGTTGGGAAAGTGACAGGAATAATTCATCAAAACCCGCAGGCATGTCAATACGGTCATCACCTATCCAGCAATGTTCATAAGAAGCTGGGTTCATTTGAAAAAAAACCAAGTCATTTGCAATTCCCAGTCCTTCATACAGTAGGCTTGTTGATTTGCCTTTTCCAAGCGACCCTATGTAGTGCACTCCGGGGTTAAAACGATAGCCATTCAAGTAAAAATTATGGCACCAACCACCTGGTACATCATGCTGTTCAATAACCAGCACACGCTGGCCAGCGCGAGAAAGACAAATTGCTGAGGAGAGGCCTCCTGCACCTGAACCGATAATAATAGTATCTATTTCCAAATTTTCTTTTTTACTGGCGTGTATTTACTTGTTTATTATCTATACTACTTCTAGCTTCCTTCAACAATTTCTTACAACATTCGTGTATTTGCAATTGGCATATATGTCGTAATATAATTATAAACTTGATTTTTTTGTAAAAGTCATTATTCTAAATAAACCATTTCAACTATACACCATCCATAGAGACAATACATGCCATGGGTCTACGGGTACCAGCTCAACTAGGGGGGGATATCGCTTTTCTTCTGCTTGAGTTATTGTTTTTCTTAGTACATGACAAAAAGCAAAACAACTTTATACTTATCTGCAAAAGAGTACTTTCAACCATTGTTATCCCCTTGGACAATTTAAGTATCTAAGCTAACTTGCGGGACCATTTAATAAACTCCACTGGGCTTACATAGTATGCTAGTGGCTACCGTAACAGAAGAAGCAAAAAATTCGATTAAATTAACTAATGGCTTACTACAACCTGGCTAGAAAGCGTATAGAACGAATATATAGAATAGGTAAATACATTTTATATAAAGAAACACTTGTTGATTTTAAAGATAAGTTTTGGTCGTTTTTGGGTTCTTTTTTCGGCATTGGAATTATAGCCCTTATCCAAAGTGCCTACCTAACCGAAAATGACAATGTGTTTTTAATTGGTTCATTTGGTGCAAGCTGTGTGTTGATTTATGGCGCAGTGCAAAGTCCATTGGCCCAACCAAGAAACCTGATAATAGGGCACATGGTAAGTGCTATAATAGGCGTAACCGTTTGTCAGTTTTTGCCTGACATCATCTGGTTGACCGTGCCTTTGGCAGTATCACTTTCCATTATAGCT
It encodes:
- a CDS encoding NAD(P)/FAD-dependent oxidoreductase; protein product: MEIDTIIIGSGAGGLSSAICLSRAGQRVLVIEQHDVPGGWCHNFYLNGYRFNPGVHYIGSLGKGKSTSLLYEGLGIANDLVFFQMNPASYEHCWIGDDRIDMPAGFDELFLSLSQRFPKEKKGLAKYLTTVRNVSSQLHLIPQMSGFWDNVTIAWRTRHLGKYGLFSLKRVIDWHIKDPLLKKILNVQCGDHGLSPAKASFPLHCAVMDHYAGGGFYPMGGGGAIVKAMTKAIKNNGSEVRTSQKVKRILLEGTKQKRAVGVELENGEKIYSKRIISNADPNTTYLNLVGKDNLSPKLSKKLAKTKYSCTSLMLFLTVDMDVRKAGLDSGNIWMMTDKDTDDLFEEMMKIDIASGDEFPGLFISCTTLKDPTSFDGRYHVLEVVTFINRESFGQFKEKENQRSQKYLEFKETLSKKIINGLEKVLPGISGKIVLQELGTPLTNEFYVNSTEGNVYGTEKSFKQTGPFAFKAESEIENLHLCGASIMAHGVAGATYSGVQAAANILNCKQDELIKADESQHVRIYNAEDSSEYPEWMLQKMKIKRSRMKHQMH
- a CDS encoding HPP family protein; amino-acid sequence: MAYYNLARKRIERIYRIGKYILYKETLVDFKDKFWSFLGSFFGIGIIALIQSAYLTENDNVFLIGSFGASCVLIYGAVQSPLAQPRNLIIGHMVSAIIGVTVCQFLPDIIWLTVPLAVSLSIIAMQYTKSLHPPGGATALIAVIGSEKIKTLGYLYIVFPVLSGVVILFSVALITNNMTSKRKYPNDGRFSRNLKWITTPISHYSQKIKVKRAD
- a CDS encoding 5'-nucleotidase C-terminal domain-containing protein; translated protein: MIHRTKQTIFLLLPFLFLFACKDEPTPVGSKTGEKEQLTIFFLNDQHGQLNDFPKVKYLVEKERAAKNTLLVCAGDIFSGNPIVDQYSEKGFPMVDVMNKVGIDISVLGNHEFDYGIDVLKERMGQAEFEWVCANVDMLNSGVPQPNAFKTLEVGELKVTFLGLVETFGKDDDIIPSTHPWRVAQLSFERHYDIAGDFEQLKDEEDADLLIALTHLGSSSDISLAEDFPFFDAIIGGHSHEVIDRKINGIPVVQAGSYLSYLGKMELTIQDREIAETSVQFINLDTASSYDEPLAKVIADYNDAPEFDKVVGFANSHHSRNELGCFYTTALKEYFGTDISFQNGGGIRANIDEGDITALEIFNMDPFNNQGVVFTLTVGEIKEFFAQTGAGLHVSGISLERDERRVVIRDEAGKELSDDETLTIGINDYIPAVYDSYFSLEKAEIKEITTAEAIIQYLSNNPTVDYEGCSRYFDYDN